From one Gallionella capsiferriformans ES-2 genomic stretch:
- a CDS encoding tetratricopeptide repeat-containing protein, with protein MMTEQILAAQKSGNHLMVYELAEEALKTHPDDIFLQYHLVLALAKCDATQRALDCFYQYKLYLHPSEDVLALEALILKHLAFASYDAVSLRKAADSYQRILSQAGGYYRAINAATLYLLSGDRGQSVALAQHALELAAQDEGDLFFKMATQAAALLMLDRQSDAKRVIDAVACLEGDNLQRRARTRQRLKLICDYLHLDASILDSLLPEMVVYYCGHIFDQTILPAQEAELVRRIESILSENKVAIAYGSLAAGADILFAECILQRGGELNVWLPFKKSDFCEAAVQPAGAAWLARFESCLARAHSVSYATDSSFMKDDSLFEYCADVSMGMSITRANILSARVLQVAVWNEIASARFSGTHRNVNKWRDLGHSACVIPYPHSSHVRKVLTQPDVVARREPHAILFSDVRGYSKLCDRDVLWYFNVLNPHLARAIEKFRPDIQLIDTWGDGIYMITKKASVAARIAFALNEALAQLDQSMLDLQEPLMMRTALHYGPVFTLYDHFEQKETFSSNEVTKTARIEPVTPPGEIFGTEAFVAILELEGDKCATFEYAGTLPSAKNYGAFSMFHIRPGLQSDSTWRVKKQKA; from the coding sequence ATGATGACAGAACAGATCTTAGCGGCGCAAAAATCAGGAAATCACCTGATGGTCTACGAGCTGGCTGAAGAAGCGCTCAAAACCCATCCAGATGATATTTTTCTTCAATACCATCTGGTGCTCGCGCTGGCAAAATGCGATGCCACGCAGCGCGCGTTGGATTGTTTCTATCAGTACAAACTGTATCTGCACCCGAGTGAAGATGTGCTGGCCTTGGAAGCGCTGATATTGAAACATCTGGCCTTCGCCAGTTATGACGCCGTCAGCTTGCGCAAGGCTGCCGATTCTTACCAGAGGATACTTAGCCAGGCCGGAGGCTATTACCGGGCGATCAATGCGGCGACGCTGTATTTGCTCTCGGGAGACAGGGGGCAGTCTGTCGCGCTGGCGCAACATGCACTTGAACTGGCGGCTCAGGATGAGGGCGATCTTTTTTTCAAGATGGCGACGCAGGCGGCCGCGCTACTTATGCTGGATCGGCAGTCCGATGCAAAACGGGTGATAGACGCGGTGGCCTGTCTTGAAGGCGATAATCTGCAAAGAAGGGCGAGGACCCGGCAGCGGCTCAAACTGATTTGCGATTACCTGCATCTTGATGCGTCGATTCTGGATTCGCTGCTGCCCGAAATGGTTGTCTATTACTGCGGTCACATTTTCGATCAGACGATATTGCCGGCGCAGGAGGCTGAACTTGTGCGTCGGATTGAAAGCATCCTGTCGGAAAATAAAGTGGCGATCGCGTATGGTTCACTCGCTGCCGGTGCGGACATCCTGTTTGCCGAGTGCATCTTGCAACGGGGCGGGGAGCTCAATGTCTGGTTGCCTTTTAAAAAGTCCGACTTTTGCGAAGCCGCCGTGCAGCCCGCAGGTGCCGCCTGGCTTGCGCGTTTCGAATCGTGTCTTGCTCGCGCGCATTCGGTTTCTTATGCAACTGATTCGAGTTTCATGAAGGACGACTCCCTTTTTGAATATTGCGCCGACGTGTCCATGGGGATGTCCATCACGCGCGCCAATATCTTGAGCGCCAGAGTATTGCAGGTGGCGGTATGGAATGAAATTGCCTCTGCCCGATTTTCAGGTACGCACCGCAATGTGAACAAATGGCGCGATCTTGGCCACTCGGCCTGTGTCATTCCTTATCCGCACAGCAGTCACGTTCGCAAGGTGCTGACACAGCCGGATGTCGTGGCGCGCCGCGAACCGCATGCGATCCTGTTTTCAGACGTGAGGGGGTACAGCAAGCTTTGTGATCGCGACGTGTTGTGGTATTTCAATGTGCTCAATCCGCATCTTGCCAGAGCTATCGAAAAATTCAGGCCGGATATTCAGCTCATCGATACCTGGGGCGACGGCATTTACATGATCACGAAAAAGGCTTCAGTTGCGGCGCGGATCGCCTTCGCGCTGAACGAAGCGCTGGCACAGCTTGACCAGTCCATGCTCGATTTGCAGGAGCCCTTGATGATGAGGACGGCGCTGCATTACGGTCCGGTTTTCACGCTTTACGATCATTTCGAGCAGAAGGAAACTTTTTCCAGCAACGAGGTTACCAAAACTGCGCGTATTGAACCTGTTACGCCGCCCGGTGAAATATTCGGAACGGAAGCATTTGTTGCGATTTTGGAGCTGGAAGGCGACAAATGCGCGACGTTCGAATATGCAGGTACCTTGCCGAGTGCAAAAAACTACGGT
- the waaA gene encoding lipid IV(A) 3-deoxy-D-manno-octulosonic acid transferase, with amino-acid sequence MVRFLYTVLLWLLLPFIFLKLLLRSRRQPEYLQHLGERFGFYQVSSTKPVIWLHAVSVGETRATVSLVAKLRASYPDHQIVLTHTTPTGRATSEQLYGDDVLRVYLPYDYPFAVRGFLRHFKPNLGILMETEIWFNLIHEAHAAGVPVLLLNARLSEKSARGYARAAQLTRNALRQLKAIAAQTPDDAARLIQLGAWSVSVMGNLKFDIAPPSKMLTLGAALRGQFGPGRKAFLAASTREGEEALLLDAWQDGDALLVIVPRHPQRFDEIAQLLERRGLRYQRRSEDRDVAFDIQVVLGDSMGEMFAYYAACDIAYIGGSLLPFGGQNLIEACSVGTPVLVGPHTYNFTDATRLAVEAGAAVRVKDAAELFQVAGNLLCDEGRLAAMRQHGMQFVASHKGATDRAMDIIIAALESRES; translated from the coding sequence CTGGTGAGATTCCTCTACACAGTGCTGTTGTGGCTGCTGCTGCCCTTCATTTTTTTGAAGCTGCTGCTGCGTTCACGCCGTCAGCCTGAGTACTTACAGCATCTGGGCGAGCGTTTCGGTTTTTATCAGGTTAGCAGCACTAAACCTGTCATCTGGCTGCATGCAGTGTCGGTCGGCGAGACGCGTGCGACGGTGAGCTTGGTTGCCAAACTGCGCGCGAGCTATCCTGATCATCAAATTGTGCTGACCCATACGACCCCGACCGGTCGCGCAACCTCCGAGCAACTCTACGGCGATGACGTGCTGCGCGTGTATTTGCCCTACGACTATCCGTTTGCGGTGCGGGGTTTTCTGCGCCATTTCAAACCGAATCTTGGCATATTGATGGAAACCGAGATCTGGTTCAATTTGATCCATGAAGCTCATGCGGCAGGGGTGCCGGTCTTGCTGCTCAATGCGCGCCTGTCTGAAAAGTCGGCAAGAGGCTATGCGCGCGCAGCGCAACTCACGCGCAATGCGTTGCGGCAACTCAAGGCCATCGCCGCACAAACGCCTGACGACGCGGCGCGTTTAATCCAACTGGGCGCGTGGTCAGTGTCGGTGATGGGCAATCTGAAATTCGACATCGCCCCTCCCTCTAAAATGCTGACGCTGGGCGCCGCGTTGCGCGGACAGTTCGGTCCGGGAAGAAAGGCCTTTCTTGCCGCCAGCACCCGCGAGGGTGAGGAAGCCTTATTGCTCGATGCCTGGCAAGACGGGGACGCGCTGCTGGTCATCGTGCCGCGTCATCCGCAGCGCTTTGACGAGATCGCACAGCTGCTTGAGCGCCGTGGCCTGCGCTATCAGCGCAGAAGCGAGGACAGAGACGTTGCATTCGACATTCAGGTCGTGCTGGGCGACAGTATGGGTGAGATGTTTGCCTATTATGCGGCCTGCGATATCGCCTATATCGGCGGCAGCCTGCTGCCCTTCGGCGGACAGAATCTGATCGAAGCCTGTTCGGTCGGCACGCCGGTGTTAGTCGGTCCGCACACCTATAACTTTACGGACGCCACCCGACTGGCCGTCGAGGCAGGGGCCGCAGTGCGGGTGAAGGATGCTGCCGAGTTGTTTCAGGTTGCGGGGAATTTGCTTTGCGATGAAGGCAGATTGGCTGCGATGCGCCAGCATGGCATGCAGTTCGTGGCCTCTCACAAAGGCGCGACAGACAGGGCCATGGACATCATCATCGCAGCGCTTGAAAGCCGGGAGTCATAA
- a CDS encoding symmetrical bis(5'-nucleosyl)-tetraphosphatase, producing the protein MAIYAVGDIQGCYTELVQLLEKIRFDPAVDKLWLVGDLVNRGADSLQVLRLVKSLGDAAITVLGNHDLHLLAVAYGQGRLHRGDTLDEILNAPDREELLTWLRHQRLLHVEGEFVLVHAGLLPGWTVAQAAGLAREVENALQSADYVDFLAHMYGNQPNAWDDTLTGYKRLRVITNALTRMRICTERGRMEFDFKAEQQNIPEGYRPWFDVAGRASFNATVIFGHWSALGLMIKPNAVALDTGCLWGGPLTAIRLDDREIIQVDCADSSVAKHW; encoded by the coding sequence ATGGCGATCTATGCGGTAGGAGATATTCAGGGTTGCTACACCGAGTTGGTGCAGTTGCTCGAAAAAATCCGGTTCGATCCGGCCGTCGATAAACTCTGGCTGGTGGGCGATCTGGTCAATCGCGGCGCGGATTCGTTGCAGGTATTGCGGCTGGTCAAATCGCTGGGGGATGCCGCGATCACGGTGCTCGGCAATCACGACCTGCATTTGCTGGCCGTCGCCTACGGTCAGGGCAGGTTGCATCGGGGCGATACGCTGGACGAGATTTTAAACGCGCCGGATCGCGAAGAATTGCTGACCTGGTTGCGTCATCAGCGTCTGCTGCACGTCGAGGGCGAATTTGTGCTGGTGCATGCGGGGTTGTTGCCGGGCTGGACGGTGGCGCAGGCGGCGGGTTTAGCGCGCGAAGTCGAGAACGCCTTGCAAAGCGCGGATTACGTGGATTTTCTCGCCCATATGTATGGCAATCAGCCCAATGCTTGGGATGACACGCTGACTGGCTATAAACGGCTGCGCGTGATTACCAACGCGCTGACACGGATGCGCATTTGCACCGAGCGGGGCCGGATGGAATTCGATTTCAAGGCGGAGCAGCAGAACATTCCGGAAGGCTATCGCCCCTGGTTTGATGTCGCCGGGCGCGCCAGTTTCAATGCGACGGTGATTTTCGGCCACTGGTCGGCGCTGGGGTTGATGATCAAGCCCAACGCCGTGGCACTCGATACCGGATGTCTATGGGGCGGGCCGCTGACGGCGATACGGCTGGACGACCGCGAAATCATTCAGGTCGATTGCGCCGATTCCTCTGTGGCGAAACACTGGTGA
- a CDS encoding acyltransferase family protein codes for MPNIAKKFYPEIQGIRAISIIAVILFHFGFHILPGGYVGVDMFFVISGYLITQMIAGELASGTFSIARFYKNRVVRLLPNLFLMIAASAVISYFVLKPYDFFQYAKSLQFSAIYLTNMVFARQQGYFDMSRDAKPLLHTWSLSIEEQFYLIFPVFLILLYKFKTHRIAALIVIAAASLWVRFDYIQHYLPTEGFFSFAGRIWEFIIGALAALMSVEIKNRLLHNGAISLTSLALIAASLLWLDESASPLLLLIPCLATALFILSSPNTTAGKWLSGKTLVFIGGLSYSLYLWHWPLIVWFHNADYSLNDTVQTTLLLFLTVLIAYLAWKYVEEPCRQRREKFSGKSVALLTASFAVFCIATGMYVYAKGGMEERFPSWVNAKNNLAAFDFKAATGTQINYPANCLIGDDPDAILKHCAFGDSSADNRFLVLGDSHTAAWYPAFQAAAEAMDAQGVLVTLPGCPPIFGISSFDGAKNICAEGFDRRIRTLIETRAFRKIFLVASWSMYTEGDPNNQPNHFISDATTSSQDAASSKNVISRHLTDTLSLMKAQGSEVVIVHSVPVLPKVIQNLPVDFTQPLAQIRHQNQFMTEFMKQNPNTAFIDPVSVFCDEQNCQTRRNGNILYGDNNHISPAGAALLVKLIERELLQPVKNMEHN; via the coding sequence ATGCCAAATATTGCCAAGAAGTTTTACCCCGAAATCCAAGGTATACGGGCAATTTCTATCATCGCGGTCATTTTGTTTCACTTCGGCTTCCATATCCTGCCGGGCGGCTATGTCGGCGTCGACATGTTCTTCGTTATCTCAGGCTATCTCATCACGCAGATGATCGCCGGCGAACTCGCCAGCGGCACCTTTTCGATCGCCCGTTTCTACAAAAATCGCGTCGTCCGCTTGCTGCCCAATCTGTTTTTGATGATCGCAGCCTCGGCAGTCATCTCCTATTTCGTACTGAAGCCGTACGACTTTTTTCAATATGCCAAGAGCCTGCAATTTTCTGCCATCTATTTGACCAATATGGTTTTTGCACGCCAGCAGGGCTATTTCGATATGTCTCGCGATGCCAAACCGCTGCTGCATACCTGGTCGCTGTCGATTGAAGAGCAATTTTACCTGATCTTTCCGGTTTTTCTCATCCTGCTCTACAAGTTCAAGACGCACCGGATCGCGGCACTCATTGTCATCGCCGCGGCATCGCTCTGGGTTCGCTTCGACTACATTCAACACTATTTGCCGACCGAGGGATTCTTCTCCTTTGCCGGACGCATCTGGGAATTTATCATCGGCGCGCTGGCAGCCCTGATGTCCGTTGAAATCAAAAACCGGCTTCTCCATAACGGGGCTATCTCGCTTACCAGCCTCGCGCTGATCGCGGCCTCTTTGCTATGGCTGGACGAGAGCGCATCCCCCCTGCTGCTTTTGATTCCCTGTCTTGCGACCGCGCTGTTTATTTTATCCAGCCCGAACACGACAGCCGGCAAATGGTTGAGCGGCAAGACACTGGTATTTATCGGCGGACTGTCTTATTCACTCTACCTGTGGCACTGGCCGCTGATCGTGTGGTTCCACAATGCCGATTACAGTTTGAACGATACCGTTCAGACAACCCTGCTGCTTTTTCTGACCGTGCTGATCGCCTACTTAGCGTGGAAATACGTTGAAGAGCCCTGCCGCCAGCGACGTGAAAAATTTAGCGGAAAATCCGTCGCCCTGCTGACCGCAAGCTTTGCCGTATTTTGCATCGCAACGGGCATGTATGTTTATGCAAAAGGCGGCATGGAAGAACGCTTCCCTAGCTGGGTCAACGCAAAAAACAATCTAGCCGCTTTCGATTTTAAAGCCGCAACCGGTACGCAAATCAACTACCCGGCCAACTGCCTGATTGGTGATGATCCCGATGCCATCCTGAAGCATTGCGCATTTGGCGACTCAAGCGCGGACAACCGCTTCCTCGTGCTGGGCGACTCGCACACCGCCGCCTGGTATCCGGCGTTTCAGGCCGCCGCCGAAGCGATGGATGCGCAAGGCGTACTGGTGACCTTACCCGGCTGCCCGCCAATTTTTGGCATCAGCAGCTTTGACGGCGCAAAAAATATCTGCGCAGAAGGCTTCGACCGGCGCATACGCACTTTAATTGAGACGCGCGCCTTCCGGAAAATTTTTCTGGTCGCCTCGTGGAGCATGTACACCGAAGGCGACCCGAACAATCAGCCGAACCACTTCATCTCGGACGCCACAACCTCCTCCCAGGATGCGGCCTCCAGCAAGAACGTCATCTCGCGTCACCTGACGGACACCCTTAGTCTGATGAAGGCACAAGGCAGCGAAGTCGTCATCGTACACAGCGTGCCGGTACTGCCCAAAGTCATCCAGAATCTGCCGGTTGATTTCACGCAGCCGCTCGCGCAGATTCGCCATCAGAATCAGTTCATGACCGAGTTTATGAAGCAGAATCCAAATACGGCCTTTATCGATCCTGTCAGCGTATTTTGCGACGAACAAAACTGCCAAACTCGACGCAATGGTAATATTCTCTATGGCGACAACAATCACATCAGCCCGGCCGGTGCCGCTTTGCTCGTCAAACTGATCGAACGTGAACTACTCCAACCCGTCAAAAACATGGAACATAACTGA